The Megalobrama amblycephala isolate DHTTF-2021 linkage group LG16, ASM1881202v1, whole genome shotgun sequence genome includes the window GAGAAGTAAAACCCCAAACAAAGAGGCGAAGGAAGAAATGGAGCTTAGGGAAGCAGCGTGTCCACATCCAACAGCAAACAATACATCGACAAAACTGTCATCTAACTACCATGTAGGGGTTTATGGTTTGTGGTTGAAAGTATTATATTTTGAGGAGGAGTGTTTGTCTGCAAGTGCAAATATCCTATCTCACCTAATCAATTTGTCATCAGAATGACAGAAGAATGTCTATCAGTCGTAGAGGACTTTGTTCTTGGCTTAATCTAATACATTCGATTAGTTACTCTGTGAAGCAACATCTAATTTAGCCAAAAGTCAGTCTTTCAGGAAGATTCAGGGGTCTGATGTCAAAGGTCACCTGCGCTGGTTCTCGTCCAGGACCTCCAGGACCTGCTGGTAGGCCCGGCGTGTGGTTGACTGGATGAAGGAAAAGACACCGTGGGCGCTGAAGAGGTTAAACCCATCCTCGGTGCCACCGAGGGGAGCCATAGTGCGCAATGCAGCAGAGGGGGAGGGAGTCATACTGACCGCaccacagagagaaagagagagagagagagagagagagagagagagagagagagagagagacgtaACGAAAGAACAAGAGAGGAAAAGTAGAAgatagaagagagagagagagagagtgtcaAACAAATGTAAGGTTTCAGAAAGAAGGAAATAAAAGTAGAAAGAATGGAACAGAAGTCGGATAATGGAAATAAAGACTACATTTCATTGGCCCAGAAGAAATGGAGAGATGTCATACAATAGATAGGCAACAGCCTCAccatataaaaataaacctaCAACCCAAATACAAACCCATCAACAAGCGGAAACAAGCAAACTCTTGTCGTTttaacaacacaaacacacaaagcaGTGTCTGAGCATCACAACCACAAGCCTCAGAAGCAGATACCAAACGGATGAGCTCACATCAGACTAACGACGAGGCCGTTTACTGACCCGTAGAATCCATCAAACAGACACAACTTCACCTCTGAGATCCGAACAGCAGTCCGCCTTAAAATAGTGCAAAATTATAGCTCAGGTATTTTGATAGGTGAATCGCATGAAAACATGTCCAGGTCACATTACACTGGCCCCATTTTTCATAAAGAAACGTCTAACCAGTCTAAGAGAaaccaaaatgttttattgttattattatcatcaatagCCACTATATTATGtttgtaaatattattatattataatccTTACAGAATAAGGGTTATATAgtaataaatattgtttcatataatgaataatttatcatatacattttattattgtattgtacagtattattttatataaatagataatattttatattataaaatatgtttatattaaataatttagcaTAATGTTTTAGTATTACAGTTAaaagaattttatttatttatttatttttttaaaggggtggttcaatgttttttttctaggcttgattgtgtttttggggcgcagtttaacgtcttaatgcttcgtttttttttttttttttgaaaacgttgtatttttcatatattttagctttattctacacctctgtttccaccatagacagtaaaagaaagtggtttccactgtcatatgaacagcttgtttgacttcctgcttctatgaagccactccctcctaaatacgcaatgtgctcagattggttagcggGTCCAGTCTATCCAGAGCCATCTTGATTCGCTCGAAGAGTCCGGAAACGACACGGCCTTTACCGTTTGTTACCGGTTACGTGCGCTTCAGTTATACtgtatcaaagactatagagtgccccagggatgacgcatttttgtaggccaacccggaagttagcagcgcacgggttccctcgactgaaagcctatgcatttttcccatagacttttggaaaatcgcagaaaataagctctgtgtttaacaaagggttatgacacttacacgttttgtctatcaagataatctttacaagttaacacaacatttatagattttgaagcctaaacaAAGTCGTCAGagataaaaggctaacagtaggctacaaacggactacagcacaccatggtcgcggatcaacgtcgtcaccaccaaacTTCCTCAAACTGTAAAACAACTCTAtctaaaaacatgctcactgattatgatctgcgttgtgtatgaatacttatccactttttcatgagaaatgctgtccaaatgtcccgtttttaatgatgacatctaaagtccccgccaaaggaagtagtcccttttagcaatttgttagcaactgccgaatttaagacacagtaaaagtttaaaaaaaatcacaagtgggttataactggtgtgttttatgtcatagatcaaaacgtgaaagtatttagaggctttgttaaccacagaccttatttcaggcgatttagcaaaaacccattcaaaaaacccatagactttacggcgttggaaccggaagtcctaaaatgctaactcgtttccgggttttgcctacaaaaacgtgtcatcggttgttaagtctgacgtcacacggcagcgcttccgggtcctaaccACAGTCTATggtccaaacgctctatctcatgccacaagaaaacaacaaatggtgctaatatacacacacgatgtggtgtaatactacaaaaaatatataattataacctttatctccataccaaaattccagatggccagacaatgattaattaatcgttaaaatattaatatctgtaaCACTGTGAGcatggagactgttgtgtacactgtaagcatttaaaatgtttaagtttttaaaatgattgatgtttaaaatgaataaataacgCTCATAAACGGAcatcgatggcattctcaagtgaaatgagtcgaggcttggacccggaaacggcgttccttacgtcacgacttaacaagcggatagaaTAACCatagacgtgtcactcgtattgttttgaatgggagaaagtgaaacgcgcaatatggcggaataagtcccgccttctaaataagagccaatcgccgactggtaaagtcatcgcgtcaactcagcggccgttagaatcaccggtttctatagcttgatccagcctgaaaaatcagtttttttgtaatgattcgagcgtttagaagctaaatttatgagccggttgttgttagatttcattggtgatttcaaatatgaaatttaatcgtaaggttggcgaacagttttggagaattttatgtttccccattcaaagagattgcatgatgcccagaatgcccgagaggcgtttcaaagatggccgccgagtgaaaagACTTGtattaaagggactttgattgtATGCTCAATTTgaatatattgctgtatcaaattgagcccgaatcagacccagatgaacagCAATaacggcttttaaaggacgtttatgaatggtatttcatttagtatttgtgtcaaagtgtttagatgctgTCCTTGcggtttgttagctttcaatatacagttttatcctgattaaagctttactgtagccgaatacatgactgagtagtggcatttttgtaaaggtagcgtttaatttacagcatgaacaactgtttgtctatgaacatagcagtttgttggcgtttgttgaaGAAGTATGCACTATAATACAGCTAACTGCCTAGCGAAGCAAAAACTGCTCTTTGTATATATGCAACcaaaaaaaatagcaacagaactataacattacgtttaaaagacatgtacaaacaataaaacgtacttacagtgtgaagccaataaacagcagcttctgcttttaaagtgggaactgcctCTTTCAGTGAAAGCCTTTGTGCATTCAGTAATAGTCATCCAGCATTAAACTCAtatagattctggaagctgtcttcagcgccgcatccagtgtagacaatatcacagattataatcatttgtagtgatgtgtcgttcttgaacgatttgttcattttgaacgaatctttaatgtgactcgggaagaacgagtcgtctcgggggggtgattcgttcagtcgcgcatgCGCAATATTCTATaggttctgtactgctagtagtagttcacctgatgattcaattgattagttcatttcatgagtctttcgggttttgagtcgttccttaatcacgtgacagacccatacgctaaaccaatgctgtgtgacccaagcacattatatttattagtaaataactttaactctccagttttatttcagtttgtgttacaactgttaaagctgaagttatcataaccttgatgttttaaactaacattaataattcaaattcaaaatgttatttgcttttaatttatgtcattatatgtcctttttgagcaatcttcttatacatatattagaccaatatgccaagtctgcctaggaaaagcaattattataccagcaaactcaaaattggagtaaaaatgaacaaactaggctataaatactttgtattgtaggcttggattattatattattatatagcctagtgtttatgtacagatagacagtcaaaaagataaattaatcaatgttttatttataacagggctttatttatttataaaataataacacaccacagatcctcaagaaacagtaacaaaaacatagtgacagaaatgtcagaaatagcgtatgggtctgtcacgtgattaaggaacgtcTCAAAACCCGAAaaactcatgaaatgaactaatcaattctatttccggctcagactgcattggtttagcgtatgggtctgtcacgtgattaaggaacgactcaaaaacccgaaagactcataaaaagaactaatcaattctctttccggctcagactgcattggtttagtgtatgggtctgtcacgtgattaaggaacgactcaaaacccgaaaaactcatgaaaagaactaatcaattctctttgcggctcagactgcattggtttagtgtATGGGGCTGTCTGTCACGTaattaaggaatgacttaaacccttgtcagacaagaggtgaggtgagcttaatcagcttgtcataaactgaagacccaggtaaagaatgaattaataatttctgaatcttatagcattgtagttttgtattgtttgtagtgtgATCAACGTTTGCGtaagtagtagatgtgttggggaagtaacacgtaacattttaattacattttgctaaaatgaacgaaatgactcgaaaaaagattcgttcattttgttgaacgagactcaaaaATCCGAGTcggtaaaatgatccgaacttcccatcactaatcGCACCGCGCCGCTCGCGTCCGGTTTACACAACTgtgacatggcctcgcccactttgttgcgtgttacccggggcgtgttttgcagggtttatgatgtcaccaacccgggaggaagctcgttgtagtccaaaccgatcgtttttgtaggcattaaactgccataagtttaaaagacaatatctccgtttgcattgaactttcagcgctgtaactgtgcagatactgtttatgctcaagcagcaatattacacactaactgaggttaaaaaagtgaaatcgcattgaaccacccctttaatctGAATTAGAACTGTCACTGCAAAgaaaataaactcaaaatataagtttctttttttaaagctaaacATAATTTCTTATatctttcttttgattttaagGTGAAATAAGAACTGGACATGTTTTTGTGTGATTACTGATGTGACAAGGAAATTAGGTTTATTTCTGATTTTGTGTATTGTCACTTACAAGTTGTTCGTTTTTCttattgttaattaatattgttagtcaatattattaaatatttaaatacactagcatttaaaagtttggggtcagtaagattttttaaaatgtttttgaaagaagtctcctatgctcaccaaggctgcattcatttatttgatcaaatattattacaatttgtgaaatattattacaatttacagtaactgttttctatatattttaaaatgtcatttatccctgtgatcaaagctgaattttcagcatcattactccagtcttcagtgtcacatgatccttcagaaatcattctgattcagaattttttaatgaatagtaagttcaaaagaacagcattttttaaaatagaaatctttcaacattacaaatgttttactgtcacttctgatcaatttttaatgcatccttactgaatacaagtaattaaaaaaaaaaaacactgaccctaaacttttaacCAGCagtgtacatttaaatacaaacaaattatgaatttatgattaagttaaaatgtcatttttaatcgTAATTTAGAGTAATTTAAAATTTGATAAAGGACAGTTTGGCTGATGGACATGACATTTAGATCAGTAGCAGAAGCCATACTAGTGTTAATTTTATTGGGGTCtacgggaaaaaaaaaaaaaaaaaaaaaaaaaaaaaaagaggtgcTGGTCATTGACGGGTTTAAGTACTTCTACAgaccagccaatcagaaaccATCATGTCAAAACTAACAATTGTTTAGTTGAAGGAGAATGACTGatctgtttttttaaaaagtacaaacCCTCAGTGTAAACAGCTCCTCAATCCCAGAAGTGGCCATTCATTAGAGTACAATAGAGTAGAATAGAGCCGTCAGGCAGTCATGGCATGAGGGAAACTGACAAAGCAACTCTAAACTACACTGACCAATACCATATCACAAGCCGTTTCATATTGTGATAATATTGGTTTTCACCATGACTGACAGGTGTGATCAGGCCACTCCTGTACATGCAATAACATGCACTGAGGTTCAAAAAGCACAAAAGCCAAACTGAAAGGGCTTGAAACTAAACAATACACATGCATGGTTCTAACTCACCCCCTTTGAGTCAGCATCATGaagggagaaagagagacacCAGGGGGAGGAAAAAACACATAATGGAGTGAGAGGGCCATGTTGACAGGGCAgaggtatgtgtgtgtattcGTGGCTTTGCACTCACATGGAGTCGTTTCTGGCGAGCTGGCCATTGTGTTGCACACCTATGTTCTCGCTGACCGAGCGTTCTCTACGTGTCTTGGTTTGCGTGCGCACCTGTGTGAAGCAGAGAAAGTGGACAGGTGTTCCTTATTTTACTAAACCCAAACTGACATGTCGCTGTTCTTTCTTTAGCGACGTTCATTAGCACTCAGACCTACACATCCCACATCTTGCTAAATTTGGTCTGTCCCACTTACTTCTTCGCTAGGCTGACTTGCAGAGCTTGCCTGCTCCATTTCCATGGAAGTCGAAAGGGCTGTTCGTTGAGCGTGAGGACCCGAGGTGGCGTCTTGAGGGACAGTGTTGACTCCAACGGGGTGGACTGGATGAGGTCCAGATCTCGGTGAAACTGCATGTTATCACCGTCTCCTACATAGAAAGATGAGTGACCGATCAGATATTCGTCCACTCTGAAAATTGATGTGGATTATTCAAGTGAAACAAACTGCCTAAAAGAGAAATTcactctcatgccgttccaaatctgtatgactttctttattcAGCGATAGATATTTTGAGCTTCCCAACTCGTACCTGCCACTACGATTCTCTCGGGAACGTGCATCATTGCCGTGTGGAGTGTTTCACGCTCTGGAAGTTCCTGCTCTTCTGAGCTATACGGAGCCACTTTGAGCTGCTGAGGAATGCGCATTCTCTGACTGATGCCCTCCGTGTATTCCAGCTCATAGTGGATCCGGTTCATCTCCGCCATCTCGGCTGTGGGAGAGGGGAACGCCGCTCCACTCATCTACAGggtatacagaaaaaaaacacaaaaaaaaaacaggccaGCTGTGATATACAGTGAGAAAATTCCAAAACATGTCAATCACATAGTCAAACAAAATTCCAAAGGAATGTGAACAGAAGCCCTATTGGAATTTTTTCATACTTTGTAACCATAGGATCATATAGGAATCCTCTAAGAATCAAATATGATCTTATTGGACGTATACATTCTTTGGTTCTATCATTTTTTTCTATATAATGTTTTGCTTTTGGacagttaaaggtcccgtttttcgtggttttttgaagctttgattgtgtttatagtgtgcaatataacatgtgttcatgtttcgcgtgtaaaaaaacacagtatttttcacataatttacttatctgtataccgctgtttccactgtcataaaaacgggctgatgacttccttgttctatgaagtccctccttcagaaatacgtaacgagttctgattgtgccagcggttcctgtgttgtgattcgacagcagcttctgctccatctttcaagaataatctttgtgcgaatccggcattaaactgattgagattgaggaagctgtcctcagcaaaatgtgctgcacatagttttacatgtggattataattttcgggaacggagttaaacataaattgtaaccattgatctctaagtacagcgtcccttggaaggccaaacaaaggtgattggactgcgggatgaaaataacagcgtttcgacgacatggcgacaaacacactctacaaacgcaactcttgctcttctccgtgggagcgcaacaagaccacgcccctttttttgtgtattcctgtgggcggaggttagtcaaaaaactgttttagtgacatcattaaagaaggaagtagagggatgtagtccaaactggccgttcgatgtaggcgacttctgttaaataaaatatctcgcttggctttgaactttgagctttaaaattttacagattttatttatactctaacaacaacattacacactaactaaagtttgaaacatgggatcacgaagaacgggacctttaaaagaaaCCAGATTAGAAgctttaaatggatagttcacccaaaaatgaaaatttgatgtttatctgcttacccccaggacATCCAaggtgtaggtgactttgtttcttcagtagaacacaaatgatgatttttaactccaactgttgccgtctgtcagccgtataatgcatgtcaataggaacttcgtctataagagtaaaaaaaacaaaaaaaaaacatgcacagacaaatccaaattaaaccctgctgctcgtgacgacacattgatgttctaagacacgaaacgatcggtttgtgtgagaaaccaatacaccactatgtccaactgccctccacatccggtgtgtgaggtctgaatgcactctgatgacggaagtgaatctctcgcactcattgaagtataagcgcgaaaCATCACTTCCAGGCATCAGAACGCGTTTtctgacctcactaaccggatgctgaacgcagttggacatagtggtgttttagaggtaaaaaattatataaatacggTTCGGATTTCTCgaacaaaccgatcgttttgagtcttaggacatcaatgtgtcgtcacgagccgtggggtttaatttggatttgtctgtgcatgttttttttttttttttactcttatagatcgaagttgacatgcattatacgactgacagaccacaacagttggagttaaaaatcatcatttgtgtt containing:
- the mffa gene encoding LOW QUALITY PROTEIN: mitochondrial fission factor homolog B (The sequence of the model RefSeq protein was modified relative to this genomic sequence to represent the inferred CDS: deleted 2 bases in 1 codon), with product MSGAAFPSPTAEMAEMNRIHYELEYTEGISQRMRIPQQLKVAPYSSEEQELPERETLHTAMMHVPERIVVAGDGDNMQFHRDLDLIQSTPLESTLSLKTPPRVLTLNEQPFRLMEMEQASSASQPSEEVRTQTKTRRERSVSENIGVQHNGQLARNDSMGMTPSPSAALRTMAPLGGTEDGFNLFSAHGVFSFIQSTTRRAYQQVLEVLDENQRSKPSLRGGSTLSNPQHDNRYALATLDSTLEGGADDMAVVDATSLRRQIVKLNRRLQLIEEENKERAKREMIMYSITVAFWLINSWVWFRR